The following are encoded in a window of Ferribacterium limneticum genomic DNA:
- the pilB gene encoding type IV-A pilus assembly ATPase PilB: MAATPQNPPLGGLARALVQAGQLKEAEAEQLLAQAHSSKTSLIEQIIISQKAGALDIARFVADTFGYPLLDLAAFDEAHIPSDAIDRKLIATHKVIPLNKRGNRLSVAIADPTNLRALDEIRFQTGLAVDPIVVEQSKLAPLVAKYAESAADALKNFTNEDINLDFLDEEAAGKVDEAAGQEIDDAPVVKFIQKMLLDAINDGASDIHFEPYEKFYRIRFRVDGILREVATPPLAIKEKIASRIKVISRLNIAEKRVPQDGRMRLVLSKSRAIDFRVSTLPTLQGEKIVMRILDPTSATLGIEALGYEPEQKAVLLEAISRPYGMILVTGPTGSGKTVSLYTCLNILNKDGINISTAEDPAEINLPGVNQVNVDDRAGLTFPVALKAFLRQDPDIIMVGEIRDLETAEISIKAAQTGHLVLSTLHTNDAPQTLTRLMNMGVPMFNIASSVLLITAQRLARRLCNCKKPITVPEQALLDAGYAEADLDGSWTLFGPSGCDRCKGTGYKGRVGIYQVMPISEAMQRLILSGATALDLGAQAKTEGVKNLRESGLLKVKQGMTSLDEVLSTTNA; the protein is encoded by the coding sequence ATGGCAGCAACACCTCAAAATCCTCCACTCGGCGGCTTGGCACGAGCCCTTGTACAGGCCGGGCAACTCAAGGAGGCTGAGGCAGAACAATTGCTGGCACAAGCTCACAGCAGCAAGACATCGCTGATCGAGCAGATCATCATCAGCCAGAAAGCTGGCGCGCTTGATATCGCGCGTTTTGTTGCTGACACCTTTGGCTATCCATTGCTCGATCTCGCAGCCTTCGACGAGGCGCACATTCCGTCCGATGCAATCGACCGGAAGCTGATTGCCACGCACAAGGTAATCCCGCTCAACAAACGCGGCAACCGCCTTTCGGTCGCCATTGCCGACCCGACCAATCTACGCGCCCTAGACGAAATCCGCTTTCAGACGGGACTCGCTGTTGACCCCATCGTCGTCGAGCAATCCAAACTCGCGCCTCTGGTCGCCAAGTACGCCGAATCAGCCGCAGACGCACTCAAGAATTTCACCAACGAAGACATCAACCTGGACTTTCTCGACGAGGAAGCTGCGGGCAAAGTCGACGAAGCAGCCGGCCAGGAAATCGATGATGCGCCGGTTGTTAAATTCATTCAGAAAATGCTGCTCGATGCCATCAACGACGGCGCATCCGACATCCACTTTGAACCCTACGAAAAGTTCTACCGCATCCGCTTTCGTGTCGACGGCATCTTGCGTGAAGTAGCTACCCCCCCCTTGGCGATCAAGGAGAAAATTGCCTCGCGCATCAAAGTCATTTCCCGACTGAACATTGCAGAAAAGCGCGTCCCGCAGGACGGGCGTATGCGGCTTGTTCTATCGAAGAGTCGCGCCATCGATTTCCGGGTCAGCACCCTGCCGACATTGCAGGGCGAAAAAATCGTAATGCGGATTCTCGACCCCACGTCAGCCACATTGGGCATTGAGGCACTCGGCTACGAGCCGGAACAGAAGGCAGTGCTGCTGGAAGCCATCAGCCGGCCTTACGGAATGATTTTGGTAACCGGGCCGACAGGCTCCGGCAAAACTGTATCGCTCTACACCTGCCTCAACATCCTGAACAAGGATGGGATCAATATTTCAACAGCCGAAGATCCCGCTGAAATCAATCTTCCCGGTGTCAATCAGGTCAACGTCGATGATCGCGCGGGATTAACTTTCCCTGTCGCGCTGAAAGCCTTTCTACGCCAGGATCCAGACATCATCATGGTCGGCGAAATCCGCGACCTGGAAACTGCCGAGATATCGATCAAGGCAGCCCAGACCGGCCACCTTGTGCTGTCTACACTGCATACCAATGACGCACCACAAACCTTGACCCGCCTGATGAACATGGGGGTCCCCATGTTCAACATTGCCTCAAGCGTTCTACTGATCACTGCTCAACGCTTGGCCCGCCGGCTCTGCAACTGCAAGAAACCCATCACAGTTCCAGAGCAGGCCCTTCTTGACGCAGGCTATGCGGAGGCCGACCTCGACGGATCCTGGACCCTGTTTGGTCCAAGCGGTTGTGATCGCTGCAAAGGTACAGGCTACAAGGGGCGAGTCGGCATCTATCAGGTCATGCCGATATCCGAGGCTATGCAACGTTTGATCTTGAGCGGTGCCACTGCGCTTGACCTTGGCGCACAAGCAAAGACCGAAGGCGTGAAAAACCTGCGCGAATCCGGTTTGCTAAAGGTAAAACAAGGCATGACGTCACTTGACGAAGTCTTAAGCACTACCAACGCCTAA
- a CDS encoding CNP1-like family protein — protein MAMLTSATVFADFEEDYESKQWQEIEIQLPAAPKQETLLPFYVSAATENRFFIDGATLTVGSDGVVRYVLLVLTPQGARNVTYEGMRCETRERRIYASGRLDGSWSKARKNEWVRIQDAYANRQHAALFLEYFCPIGNIVQDAAEARNALIKGVHPDNKR, from the coding sequence ATGGCCATGCTCACATCCGCCACGGTTTTTGCTGATTTCGAAGAAGATTACGAAAGCAAGCAATGGCAGGAAATCGAGATTCAGCTGCCGGCGGCGCCCAAGCAAGAAACTTTGCTACCGTTTTACGTCAGCGCAGCCACTGAAAATCGCTTTTTTATCGATGGGGCGACGCTCACCGTTGGCAGCGATGGTGTCGTGCGCTACGTCCTGCTCGTCTTGACGCCGCAGGGCGCGCGCAACGTGACCTACGAAGGGATGCGTTGCGAGACCCGTGAGCGCCGTATCTATGCCTCGGGGCGGCTGGATGGCAGTTGGTCGAAGGCGCGGAAAAACGAATGGGTGCGCATTCAGGATGCCTACGCGAATCGCCAGCATGCAGCGCTCTTCCTTGAGTATTTCTGCCCAATTGGAAATATCGTGCAAGACGCCGCCGAAGCGCGAAATGCCTTGATCAAGGGTGTTCACCCGGATAACAAACGCTGA
- the rpsI gene encoding 30S ribosomal protein S9 produces MAEGYFYGTGRRKSAVARVFMKRGSGAIVVNGKPVDQFFSRETGRMIVRQPLALVEQLSGFDIKVNVIGGGESGQAGAVRHGITRALIEYDAALKPALSKAGFVTRDAREVERKKVGFHKARRRKQFSKR; encoded by the coding sequence ATGGCTGAAGGTTATTTTTACGGTACCGGTCGTCGCAAGAGCGCCGTTGCCCGTGTGTTCATGAAGCGTGGCTCTGGCGCCATCGTCGTTAATGGCAAGCCGGTTGACCAGTTCTTTTCCCGTGAAACCGGCCGCATGATTGTGCGTCAGCCGTTGGCGCTGGTTGAGCAATTGAGCGGCTTCGATATCAAGGTAAATGTTATTGGCGGTGGTGAATCCGGCCAGGCTGGCGCGGTTCGCCACGGTATTACCCGTGCGCTAATTGAATACGACGCAGCGCTGAAGCCAGCACTGTCGAAGGCTGGTTTCGTTACTCGCGATGCCCGCGAAGTCGAGCGTAAGAAAGTCGGCTTCCATAAGGCTCGTCGTCGCAAGCAATTCTCGAAGCGTTAA
- a CDS encoding cytochrome C assembly family protein, with translation MVDIVIQLLPHILAALLYGALGFHFWNTRWREGENQCVACPMQTWERIGIAAALFIHAAGLYDALFAEVGMRFSFSFALSLMMWLAVLIYWLESFMARMEGMQPMVLPLAALCTALPVIFPNVHLVAHASATGFKLHFLAAMLAYSLLTLSALHAIFMGFTENALHKRSLKRSLNSLPPLLTMEKLLFRMLLIGFILLTLTVGSGVLFSEALFGKPLTVDHKTLFAFASWGIFATLLVGRHAWGWRGKRALRWTLAGFALLILAYVGSRFVAEVILGRV, from the coding sequence ATGGTTGATATTGTAATTCAGCTTCTGCCGCACATTCTCGCCGCCCTGCTTTATGGTGCACTTGGCTTCCATTTCTGGAACACCCGCTGGCGCGAGGGAGAAAACCAGTGCGTCGCGTGTCCCATGCAAACCTGGGAGCGCATCGGCATTGCCGCCGCACTTTTCATTCATGCGGCAGGACTCTACGACGCCCTGTTTGCCGAAGTCGGCATGCGCTTCTCGTTCAGTTTTGCCCTGTCGCTCATGATGTGGCTCGCCGTTCTCATTTACTGGCTGGAGAGCTTCATGGCCCGCATGGAGGGCATGCAACCCATGGTCCTGCCACTAGCCGCGCTGTGTACAGCACTCCCGGTCATCTTCCCGAACGTACATCTGGTCGCCCACGCCAGCGCCACCGGCTTCAAACTCCACTTCCTGGCCGCCATGCTGGCCTACAGCTTGCTGACCCTGTCTGCACTGCACGCGATTTTCATGGGCTTTACCGAGAACGCCCTGCACAAACGCTCGCTGAAACGCAGCCTGAACAGTCTGCCGCCCCTGCTGACCATGGAAAAGCTGCTGTTCCGGATGCTGCTGATCGGCTTCATTCTGCTGACACTCACCGTCGGCAGCGGCGTGCTCTTCTCCGAAGCCCTGTTTGGCAAGCCACTGACGGTGGATCACAAAACCCTGTTCGCCTTTGCTTCGTGGGGCATCTTCGCCACCCTTCTGGTCGGGCGCCACGCCTGGGGCTGGCGCGGCAAACGCGCCCTGCGCTGGACCCTGGCCGGATTCGCGCTGCTGATTCTGGCCTACGTCGGCAGCCGCTTCGTCGCCGAAGTCATCCTGGGGCGCGTCTGA
- a CDS encoding OsmC family protein, which translates to MECTVRWMGNDAGMSFVAETGSGHAVVMDGAPEAGGRNLGLRPMEMVLAGTGGCTAFDVVLILKKGRHAVSACDVSLKAERAESDPKIFTHIHFHYRVKGKQLKPDVVARAIELSKDKYCSASIMIAKTAEITHDFEIIEEA; encoded by the coding sequence ATGGAATGCACCGTTAGATGGATGGGTAACGACGCCGGTATGTCGTTTGTCGCGGAGACAGGCAGCGGTCACGCCGTGGTTATGGATGGCGCGCCGGAGGCGGGGGGAAGAAATTTGGGCCTGCGACCGATGGAGATGGTTCTGGCCGGCACCGGGGGATGCACGGCATTTGATGTCGTATTGATTCTGAAAAAAGGTCGACATGCCGTCAGCGCTTGCGATGTCAGCCTGAAAGCTGAACGCGCCGAGAGCGACCCCAAGATTTTTACGCACATCCACTTTCATTACCGCGTCAAGGGCAAGCAGCTCAAGCCCGACGTGGTTGCGCGCGCGATCGAGTTATCGAAGGACAAATACTGCTCGGCGTCGATCATGATAGCCAAGACCGCAGAGATCACGCACGACTTCGAAATCATCGAAGAAGCGTGA
- the rplM gene encoding 50S ribosomal protein L13, which translates to MKTFSAKPHEVKREWFVVDATDKVLGRLATEIARRLRGKHKAIYTPHVDTGDFIVVTNVEKLTVTGNKAEDKKYYRHSGYPGGIYETNFKKMQQRFPGRALETAVKGMLPKGPLGYAMLKKLKCYAGEQHPHTAQQPKALEI; encoded by the coding sequence ATGAAAACGTTTTCCGCCAAGCCACATGAGGTGAAGCGCGAGTGGTTTGTGGTAGACGCCACAGACAAGGTGCTCGGCCGCCTCGCAACCGAAATTGCCCGCCGACTGCGTGGCAAGCACAAGGCTATCTATACTCCGCACGTTGATACCGGCGATTTTATCGTCGTCACCAATGTCGAAAAGCTTACCGTGACAGGTAACAAGGCCGAAGATAAAAAGTACTACCGCCACTCCGGTTATCCGGGCGGTATTTACGAAACCAACTTCAAGAAGATGCAGCAGCGTTTCCCGGGGCGTGCCTTGGAAACCGCCGTTAAGGGCATGCTGCCCAAGGGTCCGCTGGGCTATGCCATGCTCAAGAAGCTTAAGTGCTACGCTGGCGAACAGCATCCTCACACTGCCCAGCAGCCGAAGGCTCTGGAAATTTAA
- a CDS encoding HlyC/CorC family transporter → MDEIPLSALLIVLVVLLAMSAFFSLSETAMMASNRFRLRHLAQSGHRGAQKAISLLDKTDKMLGVILLGNNLVNSAAATLVGVITIALFGEEKWALAVGTLAVTFAILVFSEITPKIIGATHADRLAVRLGYILTPLLRLFYPAVWFINLFASGLLRLFRLTPKSSDGPAKLSPEELRSLVLESSHLMPQKHHAILSSLFELNNITVEDVMTPRGSIEILDLDQEWNEVHAQLATSHHSRLPVCRESLDQLIGVLPVRRLLTNLGDQDFDEAALLQQLQAPYYIAPGTPVFSQLAFFQENRQRIGFVVDEYGEILGLLTLEDIIEEFVGDFTTSLPGLSHELGWSEAGDAIVEGSRALRDLNRMLGLDFPIDGPKTLNGLILEHFQDIPESGTSIKLAGVAVEVLQTQDRSVVTVRIFRPETT, encoded by the coding sequence GTGGATGAAATCCCCTTATCGGCGCTACTTATAGTGCTGGTTGTGCTGTTGGCCATGTCGGCCTTTTTTTCGCTCAGCGAAACTGCCATGATGGCCAGCAACCGCTTTCGCCTCCGCCACTTGGCCCAATCCGGACATCGTGGAGCACAAAAAGCAATCTCCCTGCTCGACAAGACCGACAAAATGCTCGGCGTCATCCTGCTCGGCAACAATCTGGTCAACTCAGCCGCCGCCACCCTCGTCGGGGTAATCACCATCGCGCTGTTCGGCGAAGAAAAGTGGGCGCTGGCCGTGGGCACCCTGGCCGTCACCTTTGCCATCCTCGTCTTCTCGGAAATCACCCCCAAGATCATTGGCGCCACCCACGCCGATCGCCTGGCCGTCCGCCTTGGCTACATACTGACCCCGCTGCTCCGGCTCTTTTACCCCGCGGTCTGGTTCATCAACCTCTTCGCCAGCGGCCTGCTTCGACTTTTTCGTCTGACGCCGAAAAGCTCCGACGGGCCCGCCAAACTATCCCCTGAAGAGTTGCGCAGCCTGGTGCTCGAGTCATCACACCTGATGCCCCAGAAGCACCACGCGATTCTTTCAAGCCTGTTTGAACTCAACAACATTACCGTCGAAGATGTCATGACGCCTCGTGGCAGCATTGAAATCCTCGATCTCGACCAAGAATGGAATGAGGTACACGCCCAACTCGCCACCAGCCATCACAGCCGACTTCCTGTCTGCCGTGAATCGCTGGACCAGTTAATCGGCGTACTGCCGGTTCGCCGCTTGCTCACCAACCTTGGCGACCAGGATTTCGACGAAGCAGCCTTGTTGCAACAATTGCAGGCACCTTATTACATTGCCCCAGGCACACCGGTTTTTTCGCAACTCGCCTTTTTCCAGGAAAACCGCCAACGAATCGGCTTCGTTGTGGACGAATACGGCGAGATCCTCGGCCTTCTGACGCTTGAGGACATCATTGAAGAATTCGTCGGCGATTTCACCACCTCCCTACCCGGCCTCAGTCACGAACTTGGCTGGTCAGAGGCAGGTGACGCCATCGTCGAAGGCTCCCGCGCCCTACGTGACCTTAACCGGATGCTTGGCCTGGATTTCCCAATCGATGGCCCCAAAACGCTGAATGGTCTGATTCTCGAACATTTCCAGGACATTCCGGAGTCCGGCACCAGTATCAAGCTAGCGGGGGTCGCCGTCGAAGTGCTTCAGACCCAGGACCGAAGTGTCGTTACCGTCCGTATCTTTCGACCTGAAACCACCTAG
- a CDS encoding RNA pyrophosphohydrolase produces MLDREGYRPNVGIILCNAKNEVFWGKRIREHSWQFPQGGIKRGETPEEAMFRELHEEVGLLPEHVRILGRTKGWLRYEVPTHWIKREWRGSYKGQKQIWFLLRLVGRDNDVSLRATNKPEFDAWRWNDYWIPLDAVIEFKRSVYEQALNELVRFIDFDRKGAKHRRLAGESADSDMPASHED; encoded by the coding sequence ATGCTCGACCGTGAAGGCTATCGCCCGAACGTCGGCATCATTCTTTGTAACGCCAAGAACGAGGTTTTCTGGGGTAAACGCATACGGGAGCATTCCTGGCAGTTTCCGCAAGGTGGCATCAAGCGTGGCGAAACGCCCGAAGAAGCCATGTTTCGCGAACTGCACGAAGAGGTCGGGCTCCTGCCCGAGCACGTGCGTATCCTTGGGCGAACCAAAGGCTGGTTGCGTTATGAAGTGCCGACACACTGGATCAAGCGCGAATGGCGCGGTTCTTATAAAGGCCAGAAACAAATCTGGTTTCTGCTTCGTCTGGTAGGGCGCGACAATGACGTCAGTCTGCGTGCCACCAACAAGCCGGAATTCGATGCCTGGCGCTGGAACGACTACTGGATTCCGCTCGACGCGGTGATCGAGTTCAAGCGCTCTGTTTATGAACAGGCGCTCAATGAACTTGTCCGCTTTATCGATTTTGACCGAAAAGGGGCGAAGCATCGGCGGTTAGCCGGTGAGTCGGCGGATTCCGATATGCCCGCCTCGCACGAGGATTAA
- a CDS encoding lytic transglycosylase domain-containing protein, translating into MRRLITALCLCGASAAFAGAQKYEPLSASVQAALHKAVSDSRPTVSSFKTPMEAADWLGEMSRRLEKRIPNREYRIDLLRSVHYEATRAGLDPQLVLGLMQVESGFRKYAVSSAGARGYMQVMPFWVKVIGRPDDSLFDLRTSLRYGCTILRHYLDIEKGDLFRALGRYNGSLGKPEYPNMVRAAWQNQWGYDKPSRLAQSGL; encoded by the coding sequence GTGCGTCGCCTGATTACGGCCCTTTGTTTGTGTGGCGCGTCAGCGGCTTTCGCTGGCGCGCAAAAGTATGAACCGCTCTCGGCCAGCGTACAGGCCGCGCTGCACAAGGCTGTTTCAGACTCCCGCCCGACGGTCAGTTCATTCAAGACCCCGATGGAAGCGGCCGACTGGCTGGGCGAGATGTCCCGCCGCTTGGAAAAACGCATCCCGAACCGCGAATACCGCATCGATCTGCTGCGTAGCGTGCATTACGAAGCGACCCGCGCCGGGCTGGACCCGCAATTGGTGCTCGGCCTCATGCAGGTCGAATCCGGCTTTCGCAAATACGCCGTGTCGTCAGCCGGGGCGCGCGGCTACATGCAGGTGATGCCGTTCTGGGTCAAGGTCATCGGCCGGCCGGATGACTCGCTGTTCGACCTGCGAACCAGCCTGCGCTACGGCTGCACGATTCTGCGTCATTACCTGGATATCGAAAAGGGCGACCTGTTCCGCGCCCTCGGTCGCTACAACGGCAGCTTGGGCAAGCCGGAATATCCGAACATGGTTCGCGCTGCCTGGCAGAATCAGTGGGGCTACGACAAACCATCCAGGTTGGCCCAGTCTGGACTTTGA
- the ffh gene encoding signal recognition particle protein: protein MLDNLTNRLARVMKTLKGEARLTETNIADALREVRMALLEADVALPVVKDFIAAVKEKAVGEAVIGSLSPGQALIGVVHAELTKIMGDAHEGINFNTQPPAIILMAGLQGAGKTTTVGKLGKFLKENHKKKVLVVSCDVYRPAAIEQLKSVAGQAGVDFFPSTIGEKPEAIALAALDWAKRHYHDVLLVDTAGRLAIDEEMMAEIKRLHAAINPIETLFVVDAMLGQDAVNTAKSFNEALPLTGVVLTKLDGDSRGGAALSVRHVTGKPIKFSGVGEKLSGLEAFHPERMASRILGMGDVLSLIEDAKKGLDEEKAIAFAKKLKSGKGFDLNDFKEQIAQMRNMGGLTAMMDKMPAQIAQMAGQMPAGAENKMVGRVEGIINSMTPLERAKPELIKASRKRRIAMGAGVQVQEVNRLLNQFEQSQKMMKMMAKGGIGKLMRGMKGMMPGMR from the coding sequence ATGCTCGATAACCTGACCAATCGCCTTGCTCGCGTCATGAAGACGCTGAAGGGCGAAGCTCGCCTGACGGAAACCAATATTGCCGATGCCTTGCGCGAAGTGCGCATGGCGCTACTCGAGGCCGACGTGGCCTTGCCGGTGGTCAAGGATTTCATTGCCGCCGTCAAGGAGAAGGCGGTGGGCGAGGCAGTGATCGGTTCGCTGAGTCCTGGCCAGGCGCTGATCGGTGTCGTGCATGCCGAACTGACCAAGATCATGGGCGACGCCCATGAAGGGATCAACTTCAATACCCAGCCGCCGGCGATCATCCTGATGGCCGGTTTGCAGGGCGCCGGCAAGACGACAACCGTCGGCAAGCTGGGTAAGTTTCTCAAGGAAAATCACAAGAAGAAGGTGCTCGTGGTTTCCTGTGACGTTTATCGTCCGGCGGCGATCGAGCAGTTGAAGTCGGTGGCCGGGCAGGCTGGTGTCGACTTCTTTCCGTCGACCATCGGCGAGAAGCCGGAGGCGATTGCCTTGGCGGCGCTGGATTGGGCCAAGCGTCATTATCACGACGTGCTGTTAGTCGATACGGCCGGTCGTCTGGCTATCGACGAAGAAATGATGGCCGAAATCAAGCGGCTGCACGCGGCGATCAATCCGATTGAGACACTGTTCGTCGTCGATGCCATGTTGGGCCAGGATGCGGTCAACACGGCCAAGTCCTTCAACGAGGCGTTGCCGCTGACCGGCGTCGTGCTGACCAAGCTCGATGGTGATTCGCGTGGTGGTGCCGCCTTGTCGGTGCGTCATGTTACCGGCAAGCCGATCAAGTTCTCGGGTGTGGGCGAAAAGCTGTCGGGCCTCGAAGCCTTCCATCCGGAACGGATGGCCTCGCGGATTCTCGGCATGGGCGACGTGCTATCGCTGATTGAAGATGCCAAGAAGGGTCTGGACGAGGAAAAGGCGATTGCCTTCGCCAAGAAACTCAAATCCGGCAAGGGTTTTGACCTCAACGACTTCAAGGAACAGATCGCCCAGATGCGCAATATGGGCGGCCTGACCGCGATGATGGACAAGATGCCGGCTCAGATCGCGCAGATGGCTGGCCAGATGCCGGCTGGCGCCGAGAACAAGATGGTCGGTCGCGTCGAGGGCATCATCAATTCCATGACCCCGCTCGAGCGTGCCAAGCCGGAACTGATCAAGGCCAGTCGCAAGCGCCGTATCGCGATGGGGGCGGGCGTTCAGGTGCAGGAAGTCAATCGCCTGCTCAACCAGTTCGAGCAGTCGCAGAAAATGATGAAGATGATGGCCAAGGGCGGCATCGGCAAGTTGATGCGCGGTATGAAGGGCATGATGCCCGGCATGCGCTGA
- a CDS encoding proline--tRNA ligase produces the protein MRTSQFFFSTLKEAPADAEVISQKMMLRAGYIKRAAAGIYTWMPLGLRVLRKVENIVREEMNNAGALELLMPAVQPAELWQESGRWEQYGPELLRFKDRHQREFVIGPTHEEVITDVVRRDVKSYRQLPIHLYQVQTKFRDEIRPRFGVMRGREFLMKDGYSFHSSFDDLKREYGNMYDTYSRIFTRLGLRFRAVAADTGSIGGTGSHEFHVLADSGEDDIAFCPDSGYAANVELAEAVAPSSARGAATQTMTKVATPGKMACVDVAECLGVPLEKIVKSIAVMSEKEDGSTTFALLLLRGDHELNEIKASKIATINPFRFATEREVEEYLGCQPGYIGPATVNREKVAIFADRSVAAMSDFVCGANEAGFHLTGTNFGRDLPEPEVADIRNVVAGDPSPDGQGTLEILRGIEVGHIFQLRQKYAEALNCAYLDENGKSQIMEMGCYGIGVSRIVGAAIEQGNDDKGIILPPAIAPFEVCLVPMGYHKSEAVKAAADQLYGELKAAGVDVVLDDRNERPGVMFADMELIGIPHRVVIGERGLKEGQLEYKGRRDAEPTMIAQADALSVLKGKLCVA, from the coding sequence ATGCGCACTTCGCAGTTCTTTTTTAGCACTCTCAAGGAAGCACCGGCCGACGCTGAAGTTATCAGCCAAAAAATGATGCTGCGCGCCGGCTATATCAAGCGGGCGGCGGCTGGCATTTATACCTGGATGCCGCTTGGCCTGCGCGTGTTGCGCAAGGTCGAAAACATCGTGCGCGAAGAGATGAACAATGCTGGGGCTCTTGAGTTGCTGATGCCGGCCGTTCAACCGGCCGAACTTTGGCAGGAGTCAGGCCGCTGGGAGCAATATGGTCCGGAACTATTGCGTTTCAAGGATCGCCACCAGCGCGAATTCGTTATCGGCCCGACGCACGAGGAAGTGATTACCGACGTCGTGCGGCGTGATGTGAAGAGCTATCGCCAGTTGCCGATTCACCTGTATCAGGTGCAAACCAAGTTCCGCGACGAGATTCGCCCCCGTTTCGGCGTGATGCGCGGCCGCGAATTCCTGATGAAGGACGGCTACTCTTTCCATTCGTCCTTCGACGACCTGAAGCGCGAATACGGCAACATGTACGACACCTATAGCCGCATCTTTACGCGCCTCGGCCTGAGGTTCCGTGCGGTGGCGGCCGATACCGGCTCGATCGGTGGCACCGGATCGCACGAATTCCATGTGTTGGCTGACTCCGGCGAGGACGACATCGCCTTCTGCCCGGATTCCGGCTATGCGGCCAACGTTGAACTGGCCGAGGCCGTCGCCCCCTCCTCCGCGCGCGGCGCCGCGACGCAGACGATGACCAAGGTCGCCACGCCAGGCAAGATGGCTTGCGTCGATGTTGCCGAATGTCTGGGCGTACCGCTGGAAAAAATCGTCAAATCGATTGCAGTCATGAGCGAGAAGGAAGATGGCAGCACGACCTTCGCCCTGCTTTTGCTGCGCGGCGATCACGAACTGAATGAAATCAAGGCGAGCAAGATTGCCACCATCAACCCGTTCCGTTTCGCCACGGAGCGCGAGGTCGAGGAATACCTGGGCTGCCAGCCCGGTTATATCGGGCCTGCCACGGTCAACCGGGAAAAAGTGGCTATTTTTGCTGATCGTAGCGTTGCCGCGATGAGCGATTTCGTTTGCGGCGCCAATGAAGCGGGCTTCCACCTGACCGGAACCAATTTCGGCCGCGACCTGCCGGAGCCGGAAGTGGCCGATATCCGCAACGTCGTCGCTGGCGATCCCTCCCCTGATGGTCAAGGGACGCTGGAAATCCTCCGCGGCATCGAAGTCGGCCACATTTTCCAGCTTCGCCAGAAGTACGCCGAGGCGCTGAACTGCGCTTACCTCGACGAAAACGGCAAAAGCCAGATCATGGAAATGGGCTGCTACGGCATTGGCGTGTCGCGCATTGTCGGCGCCGCCATCGAGCAAGGCAACGACGACAAGGGCATCATCCTGCCACCGGCCATCGCGCCGTTCGAGGTTTGCCTGGTGCCGATGGGCTATCACAAGAGCGAGGCCGTCAAGGCGGCCGCCGACCAGTTGTACGGCGAATTGAAGGCGGCTGGCGTCGATGTCGTGCTCGATGACCGAAACGAGCGTCCCGGCGTCATGTTTGCCGACATGGAACTGATCGGTATCCCGCATCGCGTAGTCATTGGCGAGCGCGGCCTGAAGGAAGGCCAGCTCGAATACAAGGGCCGCCGCGATGCAGAACCGACGATGATCGCGCAAGCAGACGCGCTCAGCGTCCTCAAAGGAAAGTTGTGCGTCGCCTGA
- the coq7 gene encoding 2-polyprenyl-3-methyl-6-methoxy-1,4-benzoquinone monooxygenase — MSPDQLILEFDRALRTVLAQARSIRSTPGEMLPEANLDTEQKRHVVGLMRVNHCGEICAQALYQGQALTSRDPVIREALRGAANEETEHLAWTEQRITELGGHKSLLNPLLYLGSLSLGLTAGALGDKWNLGFLAETERQVEAHLDGHLLSLPVDDGRSRAIVDQMRLDEIQHAETAIQYGAAELPAPIKIAMKMAAKVMTGAAYRI; from the coding sequence ATGTCCCCGGATCAACTGATTCTCGAGTTTGACCGTGCCCTGCGCACGGTGCTGGCGCAGGCCCGCAGCATTCGTTCAACGCCTGGCGAAATGTTGCCGGAGGCTAATCTTGATACCGAGCAAAAGCGTCACGTTGTCGGCCTGATGCGCGTCAATCACTGCGGTGAAATTTGCGCCCAGGCCTTGTATCAGGGACAAGCACTTACGTCCCGGGATCCGGTAATCCGCGAGGCGCTACGTGGCGCGGCCAACGAAGAAACTGAGCACCTTGCCTGGACAGAACAGCGCATCACCGAATTGGGCGGGCACAAGAGCCTGCTAAATCCGCTTCTGTATCTTGGCTCTCTGAGCCTGGGACTTACCGCTGGCGCTCTGGGTGATAAGTGGAATCTCGGCTTCCTGGCCGAAACCGAGCGGCAGGTCGAAGCCCATTTGGACGGACATTTGCTCAGCTTGCCCGTGGATGACGGCCGTTCGCGAGCGATTGTCGACCAGATGCGTCTGGATGAGATTCAGCATGCCGAAACGGCCATTCAGTACGGTGCCGCCGAACTTCCCGCGCCGATAAAAATCGCCATGAAAATGGCGGCCAAGGTGATGACCGGGGCCGCCTACCGCATCTGA